A stretch of Arctopsyche grandis isolate Sample6627 chromosome 9, ASM5162203v2, whole genome shotgun sequence DNA encodes these proteins:
- the flr gene encoding actin-interacting protein 1 flr: MAYSNKYIFAALPRTQRGTPLVLGGDPKGKNFLYTNGNSVIIRNIDQPEIADVYTEHSCAVNVAKYSPSGFYISSGDVSGKVRIWDTVNKEHILKNEFQPLGGPIKDIAWSADSQRMCVVGDGRERFGHVFMSETGTSVGEISGQAKPMNSVDFRPTRPFRIITASEDNTVAVFEGPPFKFKCTKQEHTRFAQAVRYSPSGSLFASAGFDGKIFLYDGTSSELKGEIGGPAHKGGVYGVAWSPDGKQLLSCSGDKTCRLWDVETSQMVSEFAMGTTVDDQQVSCLWQGPHLLTVSLSGFINYLDVNNPSKPHRILKGHNKPITKLALNEDKDKVYTASHDGFVTKWDAKTGVNDRIGGNGHGNQINGLVCDVNSVYSSGIDDTFRKAGHGDGDAAGSYENVTIALGSQPRAMDIYKEKSLIVVPTVKELLVLSGDKKVSSQAVSYEPSSVSVNQHTGDVAIGGTGDNKVHIYKWEGTSLTPGAELEHLGAITDCKYSPDGKYLVACDSNRKVILYSTEEYKLAHNKEWGFHTARVNCVGWSPDGQRVASGSLDTCIIIWNLAQPAKHLVIKNAHPQSQITSLDWLDNETIVSTGQDCNTKLWTVPTA; encoded by the exons AGTATATTTTCGCAGCATTGCCTCGCACCCAACGAGGCACTCCTCTGGTGCTCGGCGGCGATCCCAAAGGAAAGAATTTCCTGTACACCAACGGAAACTCTGTGATAATTCGCAACATCGACCAGCCCGAGATAGCCGACGTTTACACGGAGCATTCGTGCGCCGTGAACGTCGCCAAATATTCGCCGAGCGGATTTTACATCTCGTCAGGAG ATGTGTCCGGAAAGGTGCGTATTTGGGATACGGTAAACAAGGAGCACATCTTGAAGAATGAATTTCAACCCCTCGGAGGACCGATCAAGGACATAGCGTGGAGTGCTGACAGCCAGCGTATGTGTGTCGTCGGCGACGGACGTGAAAG ATTCGGTCATGTGTTCATGTCGGAAACCGGAACGTCCGTGGGCGAGATCAGTGGCCAAGCCAAACCTATGAATTCCGTAGATTTCCGTCCGACTCGACCTTTCCGCATCATAACTGCGTCTGAAGACAACACTGTAGCCGTTTTCGAAGGTCCACCATTCAAGTTCAAGTGCACTAAGCAG gAACACACCAGATTTGCTCAAGCCGTGCGTTATTCACCGAGCGGAAGCTTATTTGCTTCGGCCGGCTTTGACGGTAAAATATTCCTCTACGATGGAACCAGCTCTGAGCTTAAAGGAGAA ATCGGCGGACCCGCACACAAGGGCGGTGTATACGGAGTCGCCTGGTCTCCGGACGGCAAGCAACTCCTTAGCTGCTCCGGCGATAAGACATGCCGCTTGTGGGACGTAGAAACGTCTCAAATGGTCTCCGAATTCGCCATGGGCACGACCGTTGACGATCAACAGGTGTCCTGTTTGTGGCAAGGTCCTCATCTGCTCACCGTCTCATTGAGCGGCTTCATAAACTACCTGGATGTGAACAATCCATCTAAGCCTCATCGAATTCTCAAGGGTCACAACAAACCCATCACAAAGCTGGCTTTGAATGAAGATAAAGACAAAGTTTATACGGCCAGCCATGACGGTTTCGTCACTAAATGGGACGCTAAGACTG GTGTCAATGATAGGATCGGTGGTAATGGACATGGCAATCAAATCAATGGATTGGTTTGCGATGTCAATAGTGTCTACTCTTCCGGAATTGATGACACTTTTAGAAAGGCCGGCCATGGTGATGGAgacgcggctggttcttatgaGAATGTGACTATTGCTTTAGGATCTCAACCGCGTGCTATGGATATTTATAAGGAAAAGTCTTTGATCGTCGTCCCTACTGTTAAGGAA TTATTAGTTTTATCTGGTGATAAGAAAGTGTCGTCACAGGCAGTCAGCTACGAACCGAGCTCTGTGTCGGTCAATCAGCACACTGGTGATGTGGCTATCGGTGGAACTGGTGATAAtaag GTTCACATTTACAAATGGGAAGGAACCTCCCTAACTCCTGGAGCTGAATTGGAGCACTTGGGCGCTATCACCGATTGTAAATATAGTCCTGACGGAAAGTATCTCGTCGCTTGTGACTCCAATCGCAAAGTTATTTTATACTCCACTGAAGAATATAAG TTAGCTCATAACAAAGAGTGGGGCTTCCATACTGCTCGCGTGAACTGTGTCGGATGGTCTCCGGACGGTCAACGAGTAGCCAGCGGCTCCCTCGATACTTGCATCATTATCTGGAACCTCGCTCAGCCAGCTAAGCATCTCGTCATCAAAA ACGCTCATCCCCAGAGTCAGATCACCTCTCTGGATTGGTTAGACAACGAAACCATCGTGTCTACGGGCCAAGATTGCAACACTAAATTGTGGACTGTCCCCACCGCATAA